A genomic stretch from Pieris napi chromosome 18, ilPieNapi1.2, whole genome shotgun sequence includes:
- the LOC125058212 gene encoding uncharacterized serine-rich protein C215.13-like, translating to MRTVVAKMNANYIDTGRLIEEVRFRPLLWDPSNELYKNKDAKNKAWEEVGEAIFGENYIKKDKDKLLRQRWKSARDGYFKTKANMKKAPSGSGAKTVTKYIYFKELNFLDRITENEVSESMYNINEQSSSSETIAHVVNNDEISGSSQNSSTPVADQDKPTWTRKRKHERVQENSAFEKKLVDLLDKNMPDISSDDLSFFNSLGPILKSFNSYKKLLFRAKVLQIAMDLSAPTSSGTTSTSNILSPEHNSNSTTTSTTNHSNDTTTQRGYQSASQYYTVMSPENDSNSSVMCATNSSYFSNQTLPVNESMSSTTTQQGYQTANQYDPHSTVNNSVQQSCEEIQHFPNIASENDNFY from the exons ATGCGTACCGTCGTCGCCAAAATGAATGCGAATTATATCGATACGGGTCGATTGATTGAAGAAGTTCGCTTTCGACCGTTGCTGTGGGATCCATCGAAcgaattatacaaaaacaaagacGCAAAAAATAAGGCTTGGGAAGAAGTTGGAGAAGCAATCTTTGGAGAAAATTACATAAAGAAAGACAAag ataAGCTTTTACGTCAAAGATGGAAATCTGCAAGAGATGGATATTTCAAAACCAAAGCTAATATGAAAAAAGCACCATCTGGTAGCGGGGCAAAAACCgttacaaaatacatttatttcaaagaaTTAAACTTTCTTGATCGTATCACTGAAAACGAAGTTTCAGAATCTATGTACAACATTAATGAACAATCAAGTTCATCTGAAACAATAGCTCACGTAGTAAATAACGACGAAATTTCTGGCTCTTCTCAAAACAGTTCTACTCCGGTGGCTGACCAAGATAAACCAACATGGACTCGGAAGAGGAAACATGAACGGGTACAAGAGAACTCCGCGTTTGAGAAAAAGTTGGTAGATTTGTTAGACAAAAATATGCCAGACATAAGCTCTGACGATTtgtcattttttaattctctAGGTCCAATACTAAAATCTTTTAACagttataaaaaactattatttcgTGCCAAAGTATTGCAAATCGCCATGGATCTCTCCGCGCCAACTTCAAGTGGCACTACGTCGACGTCCAACATCTTGTCACCAGAACATAACTCAAATTCTACTACAACATCAACAACCAATCATTCTAATGATACTACTACGCAACGAGGTTATCAATCAGCAAGTCAATATTACACCGTCATGTCACCAGAAAATGATTCTAATTCTTCTGTAATGTGTGCAACCAATTCATCATATTTTTCAAACCAAACGCTACCAGTCAACGAATCAATGTCTAGTACCACCACTCAGCAAGGCTATCAAACAGCAAATCAATATGATCCTCATTCAACAGTCAATAATTCTGTTCAGCAAAGCTGTGAAGAAATACAGCACTTTCCAAATATTGCATCAGAAAACGacaatttctattaa
- the LOC125058885 gene encoding E3 SUMO-protein ligase ZBED1-like → MSGIMKKKSYIWQHFSPINNQKAKCEHCSKVLSFSGGATGNLNRHMKKLHGTIQLLPSFGEVNLRTNDDLFAEPSTSTTMPGNSESPENISTNMPNNRMFQVSAPVQTRIDTYTKSLKPLPVYKTKQLDEQIVKFIVKGFHAFCIVEEDEFKNIFKLILPSYSIPTRKTISNSLIPKFYQTTKEKVLLQLSSAEAVCLTTDGWTSMNNVSFISLTAHFIDEKTQLQSVLLGCTEFHERKTKENLLNFLQTEVLKWGLSNKITAVITDNAANILAAVRSTTWRHFSCFAHDINLVVFHSLTTIQDELEKVKAIVQYFKHSSYADHKLKAMQAQLELPLLKLKQSVVTRWNSTYDMLERILKIKDAVVSTLAIEQPKLNTLSPEDWKMLEETCNILKVFYEITTEISSEQIVSISKPIIFVRLMKNHVLKSLTNMNSARCQSLLEKLRQQLNERFKDIESNVLTSEASFLDPRFKKHAFSNREQNLYPA, encoded by the exons ATGTCtggaataatgaaaaaaaaaagttatatttggCAACATTTCTCACCgattaataatcaaaaagcGAAATGCGAGCACTGCTCTAAAGTACTTTCTTTTAGTGGTGGTGCTACCGGAAATTTAAATAGGCACATGAAAAAATTACATGGGACTATACAATTACTGCCATCGTTTGGGGAAGTAAATTTAAGAACAAATGACGATTTGTTTGCAGAGCCATCTACTTCTACAACAATGCCAGGAAATTCAGAAAGCCcagaaaatatttctacaaatATGCCAAATAATCGGATGTTTCAGGTATCGGCACCTGTACAGACTCGTATCGACACATATACAAAGTCTTTAAAACCATTACctgtttataaaacaaaacaactgGATGAGCaaattgtcaaatttattGTGAAAGGCTTTCACGCATTTTGCATTGTAGAAGAAGacgaatttaaaaacatatttaaattaatactccCATCTTATTCAATACCCACTCGCAAAACCATATCCAATAGTCTTATACCAAAGTTCTATCAAACAACCaaagaaaaagttttacttcaattaTCATCTGCTGAAGCTGTGTGCTTAACAACGGACGGCTGGACATCAATGAATAATGTGAGTTTCATATCACTCACAGCACATTTCATCGATGAAAAAACACAACTTCAATCAGTTTTATTGGGATGTACCGAATTCCATGAGCGGAaaaccaaagaaaatttactgAATTTTCTACAGACAGAAGTGTTGAAATGGGGgcttagtaataaaattactgctGTCATTACTGACAATGCAGCTAATATATTAGCAGCTGTACGCTCAACGACGTGGCGTCACTTTTCGTGTTTTGCCCACGATATTAATCTGGTCGTTTTTCATAGTCTGACTACAATTCAGGATGAGTTAGAAAAAGTAAAAGCAATTGTTCAGTATTTCAAACATAGCTCATATGCTGACCATAAACTAAAAGCAATGCAAGCCCAGTTGGAACTTCCTctactaaaattaaaacaaagtgtAGTCACAAGATGGAATTCGACCTACGATATGCTCGAacgcattttaaaaattaaagacgCCGTTGTGAGTACATTAGCAATTGAACAACCGAAGCTAAATACACTATCACCCGAAGACTGGAAAATGCTAGAGGAAACTTGCaacatattaaaagtattttatgaaattactaCTGAAATAAGCTCCGAACAAATAGTTTCTATATCAAAACctataatatttgtaagattaATGAAAAACCACGTTTTAAAATCCCTAACCAACATGAATTCCGCTCGCTGTCAATCTTTGTTAGAAAAACTCAGACAACAATTAAACGAAAGGTTTAAGGATATAGAATCTAATGTATTAACCTCTGAAGCTTCATTCCTGGACCCacgatttaaaaaacatgCATTTTCTAACAGGGAACA AAATCTGTACCCAGCTTAA
- the LOC125058207 gene encoding protein ALP1-like: MRLLVFIILYYLWKKRQRRRRIQVHPYNATRLLRGAFSTSFADLREHSDKFFKHFRLSITTFDELLCKIEHNLKRSSLRRAPIEPVEKLAITLRFLATGNTYSDLHVTYRMGVTTISKIVKEVCCEIWEKLREECIPQPTTQMWQRISAEFEMYANFPNCCGAIDGKHIRIVNPAGGGSMFYNYKHFYSIVLLAMCDANYCFTYVNIGSCGKNSDSTIFQNSVLFQQLERNNLRLPAPKYLQGSNIVAPHIIIGDGAFGISNYVMKPYLRNDMSHKQKIFNYRLSRARRYIECTFGILSNKFRVFHTPMNVSFSNAKTIVKACCVLHNFIRVRDGYNGNDLLSISGLIDMNLQPVSRTGNTLREVFADYFISPAGSVSWQDRQIF, translated from the exons ATGAGACTTCTcgtatttattatactatattacTTATGGAAAAAAAGGCAACGACGACGACGTATACAAGTACATCCTTACAATGCCACTAGATTGCTGAGAGGCGCGTTCTCTACATCGTTTGCGGATTTAAGAGAACATAGTGacaagttctttaaacattttcgTCTGTCTATAACAACATTTGATGAATTACTCTGCAAGAtagaacataatttaaaaagatcaaGTTTACGTCGAGCACCTATAGAACCAGTTGAAAAGTTGGCGATTACCTTAAG attcTTAGCTACTGGGAACACTTACTCCGATCTACATGTCACATACAGAATGGGCGTTACTACTATAAGCAAAATCGTCAAGGAAGTTTGCTGTGAGATATGGGAAAAACTACGCGAAGAATGCATTCCTCAACCGACAACGCAAATGTGGCAACGTATTAGTGCAGAGTTTGAGATGTATGCAAACTTTCCTAACTGTTGTGGGGCAATAGATGGTAAACATATACGCATAGTTAATCCCGCAGGTGGAGGGTCAATGttttacaattacaaacatttttattctattgtccttctggcaatgtgcgaTGCCAACTATTGCTTTACTTATGTCAACATTGGTTCTTGTGGGAAAAACTCTGATTCCACCATATTCCAAAACAGTGTACTATTTCAACAGTtagaaagaaataatttaaggtTACCGGCTCCAAAGTACCTGCAAGGATCTAATATTGTGGCACCTCATATAATAATTGGTGATGGTGCATTTGGCATATCGAACTATGTGATGAAACCTTATCTTCGAAATGATATGAGCCACAAACAGAAGATATTCAATTACCGTCTAAGTCGTGCCAGAAGGTACATAGAATGTACATTTGGAATATTATCAAACAAGTTTAGAGTGTTTCACACTCCAATGAACGTGAGCTTCTCCAACGCAAAAACTATAGTTAAAGCTTGTTGCGtattacacaattttatcAGAGTGCGAGACGGCTACAATGGAAATGACTTATTAAGCATTAGTGGTTTGATTGACATGAATCTTCAGCCAGTTTCTAGAACAGGAAACACACTACGCGAAGTGTTTGCCGATTACTTTATATCGCCTGCTGGCAGTGTTTCGTGGCAAGACAGACAAATATTCTAG